A stretch of the Candidatus Denitrolinea symbiosum genome encodes the following:
- a CDS encoding polyribonucleotide nucleotidyltransferase encodes MKPEAKRYTATVGSRLVTFETGKLAAQAGGAVTIALNDAIVFAAATMGGVREGIDFFPLSVEYEERLYAGGKIPGSFFRREGRPGGEAILTARLTDRPLRPLFQHGMRNEVQVMMYSLSSDGENPLDVLAINAASAAIMISDIPWGGPVGAVRVGRVDGQFIVNPTFKELDASDLDLRIAGTKDAILMVECGANEVPEDVMAAALDFGHQSIQPLIEAQLKMAAEIGKPKREATFVLAADELNQKVFERVDAPMNELLDKPLSKSEFYGGMDELQAAVVAEMCVEGDAAAPAKKDVQAAFGEAEHKIVRERILSMGKRPDGRGPTDIRPIWCEVGLSPRAHGSGLFTRGETQVLSLATLGTLGEAQELDNLSPTDTKRYMHHYNFPPFSTGEVKPLRGQSRREVGHGALAERALEPVIPAEETFPYTLRVVSEVMASNGSSSMASVCGSTLALMDAGVPIKAPVAGVAMGLITDDSGRYKILTDIQGTEDHLGDMDFKVAGTTKGITALQMDIKITGLSSQMMKEALEQARVARMSIMDKMLEVIAEPRPELKPHAPRIITVKIPVEKIGALIGPGGKNIRALQEETGTKIDVQEDGTVYIASTEGIGAKEAEERVKSLGEEAVIGNIYTGKVVRIADFGAFVEILPGVDGLVHISQLDSERVNKVEDVVRMGEEITVMVTNIDGQGKIRLSRQAVLEGWTAEEARERDNGGGGARGPRPGGGRGGDRDRRGGDRGRGGRDRR; translated from the coding sequence ATGAAACCCGAAGCAAAACGTTACACAGCGACCGTCGGGTCGCGCCTCGTCACATTCGAGACGGGCAAACTGGCCGCGCAAGCCGGCGGCGCGGTGACCATCGCGCTCAACGACGCCATCGTCTTCGCAGCCGCCACCATGGGCGGCGTGCGCGAAGGCATAGACTTCTTCCCGCTCTCGGTGGAATACGAAGAGCGTCTCTACGCCGGCGGAAAGATCCCCGGTTCCTTCTTTCGTCGGGAGGGACGTCCCGGCGGCGAGGCGATCCTCACCGCCCGCCTCACCGACCGTCCCCTGCGCCCGCTCTTCCAACACGGGATGAGAAACGAAGTGCAGGTGATGATGTATTCGCTCTCCTCGGACGGCGAGAACCCGCTGGATGTGCTGGCGATCAACGCCGCCTCCGCCGCCATCATGATCTCGGACATCCCCTGGGGCGGACCCGTCGGCGCGGTGCGCGTGGGCCGCGTGGACGGACAGTTCATCGTCAACCCGACCTTCAAGGAATTGGACGCGTCGGACCTCGACCTGCGGATCGCCGGCACCAAAGACGCCATCCTGATGGTGGAATGCGGCGCGAACGAAGTCCCCGAAGATGTGATGGCTGCCGCGTTGGATTTCGGTCACCAATCCATCCAACCGCTGATCGAAGCCCAGCTCAAGATGGCCGCCGAGATCGGCAAGCCGAAGCGCGAAGCCACCTTCGTCCTCGCGGCCGACGAGTTGAACCAGAAAGTCTTCGAGCGCGTCGACGCGCCGATGAACGAACTGCTTGACAAGCCCCTGAGCAAATCGGAATTCTACGGCGGGATGGACGAACTGCAAGCCGCCGTCGTCGCCGAGATGTGCGTGGAAGGCGACGCGGCCGCTCCCGCCAAAAAAGACGTGCAGGCCGCGTTCGGCGAAGCCGAACACAAGATCGTGCGCGAACGCATCCTGAGCATGGGCAAACGTCCCGACGGGCGCGGCCCCACGGACATCCGCCCGATCTGGTGCGAGGTGGGACTCTCCCCGCGCGCGCACGGCTCGGGACTGTTCACGCGCGGCGAGACGCAGGTCCTCTCGCTCGCCACGCTCGGCACATTGGGCGAGGCGCAGGAACTGGACAACCTCAGCCCGACCGACACCAAACGTTACATGCATCACTACAACTTCCCGCCGTTCAGCACGGGCGAGGTAAAGCCCCTGCGTGGGCAGAGCCGCCGCGAAGTCGGGCATGGCGCGCTGGCCGAACGCGCCCTCGAGCCCGTCATCCCCGCGGAGGAGACGTTCCCGTACACGCTGCGCGTCGTCTCGGAGGTCATGGCCTCCAACGGATCGTCCTCGATGGCGTCCGTCTGCGGCTCGACCCTCGCGTTGATGGACGCGGGCGTGCCGATCAAGGCCCCCGTGGCCGGCGTGGCAATGGGACTCATCACCGACGACAGCGGCCGCTACAAAATCCTGACCGACATCCAGGGGACCGAGGATCACCTCGGCGACATGGACTTCAAAGTGGCTGGCACGACGAAGGGCATCACCGCCCTGCAAATGGACATCAAGATCACTGGCTTGAGTTCGCAGATGATGAAAGAGGCGCTCGAACAGGCGCGCGTGGCGCGCATGTCCATCATGGACAAGATGCTCGAAGTGATCGCCGAGCCGCGTCCCGAACTGAAGCCGCACGCGCCGCGCATCATCACCGTGAAGATTCCCGTCGAGAAGATCGGCGCGCTGATCGGCCCGGGCGGCAAGAACATCCGCGCTTTGCAGGAAGAGACCGGGACGAAGATCGACGTGCAGGAAGACGGCACGGTGTACATCGCTTCGACCGAGGGCATCGGCGCGAAGGAAGCCGAGGAGCGCGTCAAATCGCTCGGAGAGGAAGCTGTCATCGGCAACATCTACACCGGCAAAGTCGTGCGCATCGCGGACTTCGGCGCCTTCGTGGAGATCCTGCCCGGCGTAGACGGACTCGTCCACATCTCGCAACTCGACAGCGAGCGCGTCAACAAGGTGGAAGATGTGGTCCGCATGGGCGAAGAGATCACCGTGATGGTGACGAACATTGACGGGCAGGGCAAGATCCGTCTCTCGCGCCAGGCCGTGCTCGAAGGCTGGACCGCCGAAGAAGCGCGCGAGCGCGACAACGGCGGCGGAGGCGCGCGCGGCCCGCGTCCTGGCGGAGGCCGCGGAGGAGACCGTGACCGCCGCGGCGGCGACCGCGGACGCGGCGGCCGCGACCGTCGGTAA
- a CDS encoding 30S ribosomal protein S15, with the protein MPLDKEVKTKAIADFHRHETDTGSPEVQIALLTNRITQLTEHLRANKHDESCRRGLLKLVGQRRRMLTYLRKSDYQRYLEVTERLSLRRK; encoded by the coding sequence ATGCCGCTTGATAAGGAAGTCAAAACTAAGGCCATTGCGGATTTCCATCGCCACGAGACCGACACGGGTTCGCCCGAAGTTCAGATCGCGTTGCTCACGAACCGCATCACCCAACTGACCGAGCACCTGCGCGCCAACAAGCACGATGAGTCTTGCCGCCGCGGCCTGCTCAAACTGGTCGGTCAGCGCCGCAGAATGCTGACCTACCTGCGCAAGTCGGACTATCAGCGTTACCTGGAAGTCACCGAACGCCTGAGCCTCCGTCGCAAGTAA
- a CDS encoding signal receiver domain (CheY, OmpR, NtrC, and PhoB) produces MNAKNTILVVEDTPDTLELVKVTLTFKGYSVVTARNGREALDAIQKERPALVVTDILMPQMDGFSLVHRMRIDPETRAIPVIFLSATYVTPEDKMFAAAIGATRFIEKPIVIEDFLRTVADLLSRGALSDSKPLDTRKFYVGYRQRLESKLKDKASQIARIQSMLKTLSEDEKMSFKASLQTAVEERDEIQQLLDQIRRQMDEGS; encoded by the coding sequence ATGAACGCTAAAAATACCATCCTGGTTGTGGAAGACACTCCCGATACCCTCGAACTTGTCAAAGTGACTCTGACGTTCAAGGGGTATTCGGTGGTTACCGCGCGCAACGGCAGGGAGGCCTTGGATGCGATCCAAAAGGAACGCCCCGCGCTTGTCGTCACCGATATTTTGATGCCGCAGATGGACGGTTTCAGCCTCGTCCATCGCATGCGGATCGATCCTGAGACGCGCGCGATCCCCGTCATCTTTCTCTCCGCCACCTACGTCACCCCCGAAGACAAGATGTTCGCCGCGGCCATCGGCGCGACGCGCTTTATCGAAAAACCCATCGTCATTGAAGACTTCCTCCGCACGGTCGCGGACCTGCTGTCGCGCGGCGCGCTCTCCGACAGCAAACCGCTCGACACGCGCAAGTTCTACGTGGGCTATCGCCAGCGGCTGGAGTCGAAACTGAAGGATAAGGCGTCGCAGATCGCCCGCATCCAGTCCATGCTGAAGACGTTATCCGAAGATGAGAAAATGTCTTTCAAAGCCTCGCTTCAGACCGCCGTCGAAGAGCGGGATGAGATTCAGCAGCTGCTCGACCAGATCCGCAGGCAGATGGACGAGGGTAGTTAG
- a CDS encoding CoA pyrophosphatase: protein MNPTESEIISRLQAAQARPHTDGYAERKSDPVKCAAALVPLLRQDGEWHLLFTRRSDSVENHKGQVSFPGGACDGGETTPEETALREAQEEIGIEPRQVRVLGRLNSMLTITSFMVTPVVGVIPWPTVFKPEAAEVARIFTMPLNWLAERSNRWEFVVPGRGHSVIVYHPFDGEILWGATARMTVDLLELLAA, encoded by the coding sequence ATGAATCCCACCGAATCCGAGATCATCTCCCGCCTGCAAGCCGCGCAGGCGCGTCCGCATACCGACGGCTACGCCGAACGCAAATCCGACCCGGTCAAATGCGCGGCGGCGCTGGTCCCGCTGTTGCGCCAGGACGGCGAGTGGCATCTGCTCTTCACGCGCCGCTCCGACAGCGTGGAGAATCACAAAGGACAGGTTTCCTTCCCGGGCGGCGCGTGCGACGGCGGCGAGACAACTCCCGAAGAGACCGCGCTGCGCGAAGCGCAGGAGGAGATCGGCATCGAGCCGCGCCAGGTGCGCGTCCTGGGCCGTCTCAATTCCATGCTGACGATCACCTCCTTCATGGTCACGCCCGTCGTCGGCGTCATCCCCTGGCCGACCGTCTTCAAACCCGAGGCGGCCGAAGTGGCGCGCATCTTCACCATGCCGTTGAACTGGCTGGCTGAACGCTCCAACCGCTGGGAATTCGTTGTGCCAGGGCGCGGCCACAGCGTCATCGTCTACCACCCCTTCGACGGCGAAATTCTATGGGGCGCCACCGCCCGCATGACCGTAGATCTTTTGGAACTCCTCGCGGCTTAA
- a CDS encoding tRNA (adenine-N1)-methyltransferase, producing MPWNPSSKYAAAGEVAQLVGLRHKHFIFTLATDGELQTHRGVIKHNDLIGLPWGAQAFSHIGAPFFLLQPSLADLLNELPRNTQILYPKDIGFILVTMSVGPGQRVIEAGTGSGAMTIALAHAVGAEGRVASYEVKQDFQNLARKNLARVGLESRVDFKLRDLAEGCDETDADAFFLDVPNPYDYIGQARAALKPGGYFCTLVPTFNQVENTLYALRQNRFAFIEACEILLRYYKTEPSRLRPTDRMVAHTGFLVFARRIEPGEDPRAKELMEEVGAVSLLEG from the coding sequence ATGCCTTGGAATCCATCCTCCAAATATGCGGCCGCGGGCGAAGTGGCGCAGCTCGTCGGGCTGCGCCATAAACACTTCATCTTCACGCTCGCGACCGACGGCGAACTGCAAACCCATCGCGGCGTGATCAAACACAACGACCTGATCGGCCTGCCGTGGGGCGCGCAGGCGTTCAGTCACATCGGCGCGCCGTTCTTCTTGCTTCAGCCCTCGCTGGCCGACCTGCTCAACGAACTGCCGCGCAACACGCAGATCCTCTATCCCAAAGACATCGGCTTCATCCTCGTGACGATGAGCGTCGGACCCGGTCAACGCGTAATCGAAGCGGGGACCGGGTCGGGAGCCATGACCATCGCCCTCGCGCACGCCGTCGGCGCGGAGGGACGCGTCGCCTCGTACGAAGTCAAGCAGGACTTCCAAAATCTGGCCCGCAAGAACCTGGCGCGCGTCGGACTCGAATCCCGCGTCGACTTCAAGCTGCGCGACCTGGCCGAGGGCTGCGACGAAACCGACGCCGACGCGTTCTTCCTCGACGTGCCGAATCCCTACGACTACATTGGGCAGGCGCGCGCCGCCCTGAAGCCCGGCGGATATTTCTGCACGCTCGTCCCAACCTTCAATCAGGTGGAGAACACGCTTTACGCGCTGCGCCAGAATCGCTTCGCCTTCATCGAGGCGTGCGAGATTCTCCTGCGCTATTACAAAACCGAACCCTCGCGCCTGCGTCCCACCGACCGGATGGTGGCGCATACGGGCTTCCTCGTCTTTGCGCGCCGCATCGAGCCAGGCGAAGACCCGCGCGCCAAAGAACTGATGGAAGAGGTCGGCGCGGTGAGCCTGCTCGAAGGGTAG
- a CDS encoding pyridoxamine 5'-phosphate oxidase family protein — MPRNYDLASRPPTAGQRRPEHTRDEEWVRAFLRVADVGHLASAWDDQPFVIPTSFWFDEANHRIVFHSNLAGRMRANLERNPKACLEASEMGRLLPSNLALEFSLQYRSVMVFGTVRVLESDEEQRAALYGLLKKYFPEMEPGREYRPITAKELKRTSVYELKIESWSGKENWEERADQSDEWPALDGKWFL, encoded by the coding sequence ATGCCGCGCAACTATGACCTGGCCTCGCGGCCGCCGACGGCCGGTCAACGCCGCCCCGAACACACGCGTGACGAGGAGTGGGTCCGCGCCTTCCTGCGCGTCGCCGACGTCGGGCATCTGGCTTCGGCGTGGGACGACCAGCCCTTCGTCATCCCGACATCCTTCTGGTTCGACGAGGCGAATCATCGCATCGTTTTTCATTCCAACCTGGCGGGACGCATGCGCGCCAACCTGGAGCGCAACCCGAAAGCCTGCCTCGAAGCGAGCGAGATGGGACGCCTGCTCCCCTCGAACCTGGCGCTCGAATTTTCGCTGCAATACCGAAGCGTGATGGTCTTCGGGACGGTGCGCGTCCTGGAATCGGACGAGGAGCAGCGCGCCGCGCTGTACGGCCTGCTGAAAAAATACTTCCCCGAAATGGAGCCGGGACGCGAGTACCGTCCCATCACGGCGAAGGAGTTGAAGCGGACTTCCGTCTATGAACTGAAGATCGAATCGTGGAGCGGAAAAGAAAATTGGGAGGAGCGCGCCGATCAATCGGACGAATGGCCCGCGCTGGACGGGAAGTGGTTTTTGTAG
- a CDS encoding DNA-binding response regulator, OmpR family: protein MTDTSPGTNHSPLRVYIVCDQATTAPIWGYMIREKGLVAILETAVERAMQRSLEDIPDLIVIDVNAGHQQRMELCRRYRALTASPILLFLPVSNENEILEAYQAGVDECVVKPVSPAIFLAKILAWAKRSWAQPMSPIRTGPLKLDPAHRSAVAAKGGEVRLTNLEFRLLHLLMSRPGHVFKAEEIIQTVWGMEKADLALLKNVVYRLRKKLEEETGEAALIQTRPGGYSFLA from the coding sequence ATGACGGACACATCTCCCGGCACAAATCACTCTCCGCTGCGCGTCTATATCGTCTGCGACCAAGCCACCACCGCCCCGATTTGGGGCTACATGATCCGCGAAAAGGGACTGGTAGCCATCCTCGAGACTGCGGTGGAGCGCGCCATGCAGCGCTCGCTGGAAGACATCCCCGACCTGATCGTGATCGACGTCAACGCAGGCCACCAGCAGCGGATGGAACTCTGCCGCCGCTACCGCGCCCTGACCGCCAGCCCCATCCTGCTCTTTCTGCCGGTCAGCAACGAAAACGAGATCCTCGAAGCCTACCAGGCCGGCGTGGACGAGTGTGTGGTGAAACCCGTCAGCCCGGCGATCTTTCTGGCGAAGATCCTGGCCTGGGCGAAACGCAGCTGGGCGCAGCCGATGAGTCCGATTCGCACCGGCCCGTTGAAGCTGGATCCGGCCCATCGGTCCGCGGTGGCGGCGAAGGGCGGCGAGGTGCGGCTCACCAATCTCGAGTTCCGCCTCCTCCACCTGCTGATGAGTCGCCCGGGTCACGTCTTCAAAGCGGAGGAGATCATCCAGACGGTGTGGGGCATGGAAAAAGCCGACCTGGCCCTGCTGAAGAACGTGGTCTATCGCCTGCGGAAAAAATTGGAAGAGGAGACGGGCGAGGCGGCTCTCATACAAACCCGCCCAGGCGGATACAGTTTCCTCGCGTAG